One window from the genome of Rhodococcus sp. ABRD24 encodes:
- a CDS encoding DNA polymerase III subunit delta' yields MAGVFDRLVGQEHVEAELTAAAVAARGGDRGSRMTHSWLFTGPPGSGRSVAALCFAAALQCTSDGAPGCGHCQPCTTTMAGTHGDVRRVVPEGLSISVHEMRGIVQTASRRPSTGRWQVVVIEDADRLTEGAANALLKVVEEPPERTVFLLCAPSVDPQDISVTLRSRCRHVPLVTPSVGAIAQVLRERDQLDAEAAAWAASVSGGHVGRARRLARDEDARSRRKRALSLAEAAIRPGTAYAAAEELVQAAEREAKELTATRDERETEELRTALGAGGTGKGAAGALRGSAGVLKDLERRQKSRATRTGRDSLDRALMDLAGLYRDALAVAFGSNAVANHPDMADQAAKLAARTPKEGLLRCIEAILECRESLEMNVKPKFAVGALVARLGAEFR; encoded by the coding sequence GTGGCAGGTGTCTTCGATCGATTGGTCGGCCAGGAGCATGTCGAGGCCGAGCTGACGGCTGCCGCGGTCGCCGCCCGGGGTGGCGACCGCGGGTCGCGGATGACGCACTCGTGGCTGTTCACCGGTCCGCCCGGTTCGGGTCGTTCGGTAGCGGCGCTGTGTTTCGCGGCAGCCCTGCAGTGCACATCGGACGGTGCCCCGGGATGCGGCCACTGTCAGCCGTGCACGACGACGATGGCCGGCACTCACGGTGACGTCCGACGCGTGGTGCCCGAGGGATTGAGCATCAGCGTCCACGAGATGCGCGGGATCGTGCAGACGGCGTCCAGGCGGCCGAGTACCGGACGCTGGCAGGTGGTCGTCATCGAAGACGCGGACCGGCTCACCGAGGGCGCCGCGAATGCGCTGCTCAAGGTCGTCGAGGAGCCGCCGGAGCGAACGGTGTTTTTGCTGTGCGCGCCCTCGGTCGATCCGCAGGACATCTCCGTGACGCTGCGTTCGCGGTGCCGGCACGTGCCCTTGGTGACCCCGTCGGTAGGCGCGATCGCCCAGGTTCTGCGGGAACGGGACCAGTTGGATGCGGAAGCTGCGGCGTGGGCAGCCTCCGTCAGTGGTGGTCACGTCGGTCGTGCCCGACGGCTCGCCCGGGACGAGGACGCTCGGTCGCGGCGCAAGCGTGCACTGTCATTGGCTGAGGCCGCGATCCGTCCCGGAACCGCGTACGCGGCGGCAGAAGAGCTCGTGCAGGCTGCCGAGCGCGAGGCGAAGGAACTCACCGCCACGCGGGACGAACGCGAAACCGAGGAACTGCGTACGGCGCTCGGTGCCGGTGGCACCGGAAAGGGCGCGGCGGGCGCACTGCGTGGATCGGCAGGCGTCCTCAAAGACCTGGAACGACGTCAGAAGTCGCGGGCTACCCGCACCGGACGCGATTCGCTCGACCGCGCACTGATGGATCTCGCCGGTCTCTACCGTGATGCGCTGGCGGTCGCTTTCGGCTCGAATGCCGTCGCCAACCACCCGGACATGGCGGACCAGGCGGCGAAGTTGGCGGCACGGACCCCCAAGGAGGGCCTGCTGCGCTGCATCGAGGCCATCCTCGAGTGCCGGGAGTCGCTGGAGATGAACGTCAAGCCCAAGTTCGCGGTCGGTGCACTCGTCGCGCGGCTGGGCGCGGAGTTCCGCTAG